Below is a window of Variovorax terrae DNA.
CGAACCAGCCCACGGGTACCATCTTCAAATTCACCCTGCCCGCCAGGAAGGCGGCAAGCCCCTATGGAACGAACGCTTGATGCAACGGTTTTCATCGTCGACGACGACGCCGGCGTGCGCGAGGCCCTGGCTTGGCTGCTGCGCTCGCGCCGCCTGCTGAGCGAGGCCTACGACAGCGCCGAGGCCTTCGAGCGCATCCTGCAGCGCGGCTTCGTGCCGTCCCAGCCGTGCTGCCTGCTGCTGGACGTGCGCATGCCTGGCATGAGCGGGCTGGCCCTGTTCGACAAGCTGGTCGAGCGCGGCCTGTCCGAGGCCATGCCGGTGATCTTCCTGACCGGCCACGCCGATGTGCCGACGGCCGTGGACATGGTCAAGCGCGGCGCCTTCGACTTCTGCGAGAAGCCCTTTTCCGACAACGCCCTGGTGGACCGCATCGAGCAGGCGCTCAGGCGCTCGGCGCAGGTCGTGCAGGCGCGCCGCGAGAAGCTCAGCCTGCAGGCCAAGCTGGCCGAGCTGACCGAGCGCGAGCGCGACGTGATGCGGCTGGTGGTCGAGGGCCTGCCCAACAAGCTGATCGCCGACCAGCTCGACATCAGCGTGCGCACGGTGGAAGTGCACCGCGCCCGCGTGTTCGACAAGATGGAAGTGAAGTCGGCCGTGGAGCTGGCCAATCTGCTGCGCAACCTGTAGCGCCCCGCGCGCGTCAATCCCGGGCGGGCGGCTCCTTCTTTTCTTCGGCGGCGGGCGGCTCGCCGTTCTTGCGGCCCGAGAACATGGTCCACCACACGATCAGCACGAGCAGTAACAAGGCCCCCAGCGCTTCAAGCAAAATCAGACCCATGAACCGACTCCTGTGGCTTGTTTCGACCCTCGCGATTGTAGGAATCCTGGCCGGCTGCGCCAGCGCGCCGCCACAAGCCCCCGAGCCGGCCCGGCCTTCTGCCGGCGAGCCCGCCTACCCCGGCGACAGCGGCCCGCTGCCCGCGGCCCTGACGCAGGGCAAGAGCCGCTGGCAGCCGGTGCGCTGGGCCGAGCTGCCGGGCTTCGGCGAAGACGCGCTGTTCGAGGCCTGGAACGCCTGGATCAAGAGCTGCGAACGCCCGGGCCCCACCTTCGCCCCGCTGTGCGCCGAGGTGCGCCGCCTGAGCATCGCCTCGGGTGACGAGCAGCGCGCCTGGATGATGGCGCGGCTGCAGCCCTACCGCGTCGAGCCGCTGCAGGGCGGCGCCGACGGCCTGCTGACCGGCTACTACGAGCCGCTGCTGGAGGCCTCGCGCACGCCGCGCCCGGGCTTCCAGGTGCCGCTGTACCGGCCGCCCGCGACGCTGGGCCAGCGCCGCCCCTGGTACTCGCGCCAGGAGATCGACACCCTGCCCGAGGCGCGCGCCGCGCTGCGCGGGCGCGAGATCGCCTACCTCGCCGACCCGGTCGATGCGCTGGTGCTGCAGATCCAGGGCTCGGGCCGCGTGCGCGTGACCGAGGCCGACGGCTCGCAGCGCCTGGTGCGGCTGGCCTTCGCCGGCTCCAACGACCAGCCCTACAAGAGCGTGGGCCGCTGGCTGCTCGACCAGGGCGCGATCCGCGACGGCTCCTGGCCCGCCATCAAGGCCTGGGTGGCGCAGAACCCGCAGCGCGTCAACGACATGCTGTGGAGCAATCCGCGCACCGTGTTCTTCCGCGAGGAGGCGTTGCCCGAGCTGGACGCCGCCTTCGGCCCGCGCGGCGCGCAGGGCGTGGCGCTGACGCCGGGCCGCTCGATCGCGGTGGACCGCGAGAGCATTCCCTACGGCACGCCGGTGTGGCTGGCCTCCAGCGGCCCGCAGCTCAACCTGCAGCGCCTGGTGCTGGCGCAGGACACGGGCAGCGCCATCGTGGGCGCCGTGCGGGCCGACTACTTCGCCGGCTGGGGCGCCGAGGCCGGCGAACTGGCCGGCCGCCTCAAACAACCGCTCCGGCTCTGGGTTTTGTGGCCAAAATAGCCAGAGGTCCAGGTGCAGTGGTGCTTTCGTGCTATTGATTTTGTAGCGGAGGGTGCAATGAGAGCTTTGAGCATTGGCGTGCTGGCGCTGCTGGCCGGCTGCGCGGGCATGGACCGGTCGCCGGGTCCGCTGTACCGCTGCGAGCACGGCATCGAGTTCACCGCGAAATTCGTGGACGACACGGCCGTGCTCAGCGGTTCGCGCGGCTACGACGTGCTGTACCGCGACGCCGGCGGCGAAGGCCCGGGCCAGTCGGTCTACAGCAACCTGCGCATGAAGGCCGAGTTCGGCCTTGGCGCCAGCGGGCGCGAGGCCATCCTGCGCTATCCGCTGCTGCCGCTGGTGGCGCGCTGCGCGCGCGAGTAGTCCGCAGCCCGCAGCGCGGCGGCGTCCTGCCGCCGCCGTGCCCGGCGCCACGCCGGCTTGCTTTCTTCCTGATGACCCGAGAGGTTGACGCGAGTCAGGCCGTCGCGCGCGCGGCCTGGCGCGGGCCTGCGCCATTCCCGGGCGCGGCTGCGGGATGTCAAAGAGTTGTCACATGGCATTCCTACGATCCCGCCTGACTCGACGTGCGCGTTGTTCACGCGAAGTCGAGCGCGCAGACGCTCATGCAGCCCTCCCCCCACCTGAAACTTCTGAAAGCTAGAAAAATGTCCGATCTGCCCCAAACCTCGCGCCGGCAGGCGCTGAAATTCCTGGCTGGCGCACCCATGCTGCCGCTGAGTGCCGGCGGCCTGGCCGCCATGACCTCGCTGGCCGCCTGCGGCGGCGGCGACGGCTCGCTGGTGGCCGCACCGGCCGGCCCGAGCGCCGTGGCGCCGAGCTTCGTCTCGGCCGAATTCGTCGGCATGGACGCGCCCAACCTCACCAAGGCGGCCGACATGGCCACCACCGCCGTGAGCTCCAGCCTCAAGGTGAACTTCAGCAACAGCACCAGCCAGACCTTCAAGCTGGCCTACCAGCCCTTCTTCGTGACCGGCGAGCTGGTGACCGACGGCAAGGGCGGCCAGATCCTGGCCGGCGGCTACTTCGACATCTACAACAACAAGATCATCGACAAGACGGTGCCGGGCAAGGAACGCCAGTACTTCTCGGATTCGCCGGACGGCACCTCGCTGCTGACGGTGCCTGGCGCCAAGGTGGACGGCGTCAAGGGCAATGCCGTGTTCGCCGTGGTGCAGTTCGAGTACACCACCTGGGCCCAGGACGGCAAGACCGACATGTACGGCAAGCTGCCGTCGCCGATTGCCGTGCTCACGCTCGACCAGGACCCGGCCACCGGCAAGCTGTCGCTGGTCAAGTACCACAACGTCGACACCTCGGGCGTGCGCGGCCTGTGGATCACCTGCGGCGCCAGCCTGTCGCCCTGGGGCACGCACCTGTCGAGCGAAGAGTACGAACCCGATGCCTTCAACGCGGCCAATGCCCAGCTCCAGGCCTTTAGCCTGAACCTGTACGGCGACGCCGCCAAGGCCAACCCCTACCACTACGGCCACATGCCCGAAGTGACGGTGAAGACCGACGGCACGGCCTCGATCAAGAAGCACTACTGCATGGGCCGCATCTCGCACGAGCTGGTGCAGGTGATGCCCGACAACCGGACGGCCTTCATGGGCGACGACGCCACCAACAGCGGCTACTTCGTGTTCGTGGCCGACAAGGAGAAGGACCTGTCCTCGGGCTCGCTGTATGTCGCCAAGGTCGGCGCCGGCTTCTCCATCAAGCCCGGCGACGCCGCTGCCCCGCTGACCTGGATCAAGCTCGGCAGCGCCACCAGCGCCGAGATCGAGAACCTCGCCAACACGCTGCTGCCCGCCGACATCATGACCGTGGTCAAGGCCGATCCGGCCGACGCGACGTTCACCAAGATCGTGGCCAACGGCAAGATCGAGTGGATCAAGATCAAGCCAGGCATGGAGAAGGCCGCCGCCTTTCTCGAAACCCACCGCTACGCGGCCTTCGTCGGCGCCAGCATGGGCTTCACCAAGATGGAAGGCACGACGGTCAACATCAAGGACAAGGTGGCCTACTCCGCGCTGCAGAACATCCAGGCCTCGATGGTGGCCGGCAACGTCGCCAACGTGCCGGGCAACGGCATCTCGGTGGACAAGCAGCTGGTGGCCGGCGGCGTGATGGCGCTGGCCCTCAAGAGCGGCGTCAAGGACGACAAGGGCGCCGCGATCAACAGCGAATGGATGCCGGTGGACACCAAGGCGCTGCTGATGGGCGAGGACATCACCGCCGACGCCCTGGGCAACACCGCCAACCCCGACAAGATCGCCAACCCCGACAACCTGAAGTTCTCCGAGAAGCTGCGCACCCTGTTCATCGGCGAGGACAGCAGCCAGCACGTCAACAACTTCCTGTGGGCCTACAACATCGACACCAAGAAGCTGTCGCGCCTCATGTCGATTCCCTCGGGCGGCGAATCCACCGGCCTGCACGCCGTGGACGAGATCAACGGCTGGACCTACATCATGAGCAACTTCCAGCACGCCGGCGACTGGCTCGGCATCCACAGCACCGTGAAGGCCACGCTCGATCCGCTGGTGCGCGCGAACTACAAGGACAAGTTCGGCGCGGCGGTGGGCTACCTCACCGTCGACCTCAAGGCCGCAGCCACGGCGAAAGCCTGATCACCCACAGTGAGCCACCCGGCCAGGGTGAACAGGCCCCAGCCGGTTGCCCGGTCCCCGCGAGGGGGCCGGGCTTTTTCACAAGGGTCGCAGCAACCCAGCGCTATTGATTTGATAGCTGTCAACGACCGCTGGATGCGGACTCCTGGCCGATTCTGGCCAGATGTCCGAGCGGCAGCGCGCTGCTGGCCTTGACCTCGCCCAGCGAGAAGCTGGTGTGCAGGTCCTTCACGTTGGGCAGGTTGATCAGCACCTGGCGCATGAACAGCGAGAAGCTGTCGAGGTCGCGCGACACCACCTGCAATTCGAACGTGCCCGCGCCGCTGATGTAGTGGCAGGAGATGATCTCGGGGATCTTGCGGATCGCCTCCTCGAGTTCGCGCGTGACTCCGCCCGTGTTGCGCTCGGCATCCAGCCGCACGAAGGCCAGCACGCCCAGGCCGATCTTGTGGCGGTCGATCTCGGCGCGGTAGCCCTTGATGAAGCCGGCTTCCTCCAGCGCGCGCACGCGGCGCCAGCAGGGTGCGGCCGACAGGCCCACGCGCTGCGCCAGCTCGGTGTTGGTCAGCCGCGCGTCGGCCTGCAATTCGGTCAGGATGGCGAGATCAAACTTGTCTAGTGTTTCCATAAACAGGGAATATAAGAAAGAATCTTTCTTGTATCAATATTTATCGGGCATAGAACGCAAAGACATATCAGCGCATCGGGCATACACTTTGTAATGCACTAGAGGCTGCGCCCTACCCGGGCGCCATCGTGACCTGCCCACAAGGCAGTGATTCCCACAAGGCACTGGAGACCCACGAAAAATGAACGCCCCGCTACCCGAGCACATCCGCAAGGCCCTCGAAACGGTCACGCTCGACGACAAGTATTCCCTCGACTACGGCCGCGCCTTCATGAGCGGCGTGCAGGCCCTGGTCAAGCTGCCGATGCTGCAGCGCCTGCGCGATGCGCAGCAGGGCAAGAACACCGCGGGCTTCATCAGCGGCTACCGCGGCTCGCCGCTGGGCGGCTACGACCAGGCGCTGGTCAAGGCGGCCAAGTACCTGAAGGGCCAGAACATCGTGTTCCAGCCTGGCGTCAACGAGGAGCTGGCCGCCACTGCGCTGTGGGGCACGCAGATGCTGGGCTTCTCGCCGCCGGGCACCAACCGCTTCGACGGCGTGTTCGGCATCTGGTACGGCAAGGGCCCGGGCGTGGACCGCTGCTCCGATGTGTTCAAGCACGCCAACATGGCCGGCACCACGCCCTGGGGCGGCGTGATCGCGGTGGCCGGCGACGACCACGTGGCCAAGAGCAGCACCGCCGCGCACCAGAGCGACCATATCTTCAAGGCCTGCGGCCTGCCGGTGTTCTTCCCGGCCACGGTGCAGGAGATCCTGGACCTGGGCATCCACGCCTTCGCGATGAGCCGCTTCTCGGGCGTGTGGGCCGGCATGAAGACGATCCAGGAGATCGTCGAGTCCAGCGCCACCGCGATGATCGACCCCGAGCGCGTGGACATCAAGATTCCTACCGATTTCCAGATGCCGCCCGGCGGCGTGCACATCCGCTGGCCCGACCACGCGCTGGAGCAGGAGGCGCGCCTGTTCGACTACAAGTGGTATGCCGCGCTGGCCTACATCCGCGCCAACCGCCTGAACTACAACGTGATCGAGGGCCCGAACGACCGCATCGGCCTGATCGCCTCGGGCAAGGCCTACAACGACACCCGCCAGGCCCTGATCGACCTCGGCCTGGACGACGCAGCCTGCCGCCAGCTCGGCATCCGCCTGCACAAGGTCGGCGTGGTCTGGCCGCTGGAGGCGCAGCTCACGCGCGAGTTCGCCACCGGCCTGCAGGAAATCCTGGTGATCGAGGAGAAGCGCCAGGTCATCGAGTACCAGCTCAAGGAAGAGCTGTACAACTGGCGGCCCGACGTGCGGCCCAATGTGCTGGGCAAGTTCAGCGAAGTCGAAGGCGACTTTTCCGGCGGCGAATGGTCGCAGCCCAACCCCACGGCCAACACCCTGCTGCGCGCCAACGCCGACCTGTCGCCCGCGCTGATCGCGCGCTCCATCGCGCAGCGCCTCAAGAAGCTCGGTGTGGACGGCGACATGGCCGCGCGCATCGACGCGCAGCTCGCCATCCTGGGCGCCAAGGAGCGCGCGCTGCAGGTGCTGGAAGTGAAGGCCGACCGCGCGCCCTGGTTCTGCTCGGGCTGCCCGCACAACACCAGCACCGTGGTGCCCGAGGGCTCGCGCGCCATGGCCGGCATCGGCTGCCACTTCATGGCCACCTGGATGGACCGCAGCACCATCGGCTTCACGCAGATGGGCGGCGAGGGCGTGCCCTGGGTCGGCCAGCAGCCCTTCACCACCGACCAGCACATCTTCGCCAACCTGGGCGACGGCACCTACTTCCACAGCGGCCTGCTGGCGATCCGCCAGGCCATCGCCTCAGGCGTGAACATCACCTACAAGATCCTCTACAACGACGCGGTGGCCATGACCGGCGGCCAGCAGGTCGGCGAGCGGCCCGAGGGCCACAGCGTGGTGCAGATCGCGCAGAGCATGCGGGCCGAAGGCGCGGCGAAGATCACCATCGTCACCGACGAGCCCGAGAAGTACGACAGCATCCACGGCCTGCCCGAGGGCATCGCGATCCAGCACCGCGACACGCTGGACGCGGTGCAGCGCGAGTTCCGCGAGCTCAAGGGCACCACGGTCATCATCTACGACCAGACCTGCGCCACCGAGAAGCGCCGGCGCCGCAAGCGCGGCACGATGGTGGATCCGGCCAAGCGCGTGGTCATCAACGAGCTGGTCTGCGAGGGCTGCGGCGACTGCGGCGAGCAGTCCAACTGCCTGTCGGTGGAGCCGCTGGAAACCGAGTTCGGCCGCAAGCGCCAGATCAACCAGAGCACCTGCAACAAGGACATGAGCTGCCTCAAGGGTTTCTGCCCGAGCTTCGTCACGGTCGAAGGTGGGAGTTTCAAGAAGAAAGCCAAGGACCAGGCCGCGTCGCCGCTCCAGCTCGGTGCGCTGCCCGAGCCGCAGCTGCCCGTCATCCATGGTGCCTATGGGATCGTGGTGGCCGGCGTCGGCGGCACCGGCGTCATCACCATCGGCCAGCTGCTGGGCATGGCCGCGCACATCGAGGGCAAGGGCATCGTCACGCAGGACGCGGCGGGCCTCGCGCAAAAGGGCGGCGCCACCTGGAGCCACGTGCTGATCGGCGAGCGGCAGGATGACATCCGCACCACGCGCGTGAGCATGGCGGCGGCGGACCTGATCCTCGGCTGCGACCCCATCGTCGCCGCCGGCAAGGAGACCGCGATGCGCATGCGCGAAGGCCGCACCCATGTGGCGCTCAACTCGCACAGCGCGCCCACCGCGGCCTTCGTGCACAACGCCGACTGGCAGAACCCGGCCGAGGCCTGCGCCGCCGAGATCGCGAAGGCCGTGGGCGCTTCCGCCGTCGGCACCTTCGACGCCGACACCGCCGCCACCCGGCTGATGGGCGACAGCCTGTACGCCAACCCGATGATGCTGGGCTATGCCTGGCAGAAGGGCTGGGTGCCGCTGTCGCTCGAATCGCTGCTGCGCGCCATCGAGCTCAACGCCGTGGCGGTGGACAACAACAAGGCGGCGTTCGCCTGGGGCCGCCATGCGGCGCACGACTGGGCGGCGGTCGAGAAACTGTTCACCCCGGCCCAGGTGGTGACGTTCAAGAAGCGCGAAACGCTGGACGGCCTGGTGGCGCGCCGCGTCGAGTTCCTCACCGGCTACCAGAATGCGGCCTATGCCGAGCAGTACCGGCAGTTCGTCGACCGGGTGCGCCAGGCCGAGGCACGCCTGGGCAAGACCACGCTGGCCGAGTCCGTGGCGCGCTACCTGTTCAAGCTGATGGCCTACAAGGACGAGTACGAGGTGGCGCGCCTGCACACCGACACCGCCTTCCTGGCCAAGGTCAACGCCATGTTCGAGGGCGACTTCAAGCTCAACTACCACCTCGCGCCGCCGATCATCGCCAAGAAGAATGCCAAGGGCGAGCTGCAGAAGCAGCAGTTCGGCCCGGCCATGCTGACGGGCTTCAGGCTGCTGGCCCGGCTCAAGGGCCTGCGCGGCACCGCGCTTGACCTCTTCGGCAGGACCGCAGAGCGCAAGACCGAGCGCGCGCTGATCGGCGAATACCGCGCCAGCATCGAGGAGCTGCTGCAAACGCTGGAGGCCGGCAACCACGCGGCCGCGGTCGAGATCGCGCGCATTCCCGAGCAGATCAAGGGGTATGGCCACGTCAAGGAACGCCATCTGGCCGAGGCCCGCGTGAAGTGGACGCAGCTGCTGGCGGCCTGGCGCAGCCCGAAGCCGCTGCAACAGGCGGCTTGAGCCTCAAACAGGCCAGATGTCCGCGTGCAGCGGTGCTTTGTAGCTATTGAATTGGTAGCAACCGGGAGACGCGACGCGCGCTGGCGCGGACCCGGCTGGCCGTGGCTGCGGCAGCCCCGGCGCCATCCGCCAGGCCCGCGGCCCGCCTGACCGGGCGCGGCGTGGGGTTACAACTTCTTACTCACGAGCCCCCCGAATACAATCCTCCATCCTTCCCCATGCGGCACAGTCAGGTGCCCGCCCAGGCCGGGAGGTGTCCCGTATCGACCATCCGTTGTGGAGTAGCCCGTGTTTATTTCTTCCGCCTTTGCCCAGACCGCACCCGCCGCAGCCGCCGGGGGCGACATGTCGTCGTCGCTCATGAGCATGCTGCCGCTGGTGCTGATGTTCGTGGTGCTGTACTTCGTGATGATCCGCCCGCAGATGAAGAAGCAGAAGGAGCACCGCTCCATGATCGAGGCGCTCGCCAAGGGCGACGAGGTGGTC
It encodes the following:
- a CDS encoding response regulator transcription factor — protein: MERTLDATVFIVDDDAGVREALAWLLRSRRLLSEAYDSAEAFERILQRGFVPSQPCCLLLDVRMPGMSGLALFDKLVERGLSEAMPVIFLTGHADVPTAVDMVKRGAFDFCEKPFSDNALVDRIEQALRRSAQVVQARREKLSLQAKLAELTERERDVMRLVVEGLPNKLIADQLDISVRTVEVHRARVFDKMEVKSAVELANLLRNL
- a CDS encoding murein transglycosylase A: MVHHTISTSSNKAPSASSKIRPMNRLLWLVSTLAIVGILAGCASAPPQAPEPARPSAGEPAYPGDSGPLPAALTQGKSRWQPVRWAELPGFGEDALFEAWNAWIKSCERPGPTFAPLCAEVRRLSIASGDEQRAWMMARLQPYRVEPLQGGADGLLTGYYEPLLEASRTPRPGFQVPLYRPPATLGQRRPWYSRQEIDTLPEARAALRGREIAYLADPVDALVLQIQGSGRVRVTEADGSQRLVRLAFAGSNDQPYKSVGRWLLDQGAIRDGSWPAIKAWVAQNPQRVNDMLWSNPRTVFFREEALPELDAAFGPRGAQGVALTPGRSIAVDRESIPYGTPVWLASSGPQLNLQRLVLAQDTGSAIVGAVRADYFAGWGAEAGELAGRLKQPLRLWVLWPK
- a CDS encoding PhoX family protein gives rise to the protein MSDLPQTSRRQALKFLAGAPMLPLSAGGLAAMTSLAACGGGDGSLVAAPAGPSAVAPSFVSAEFVGMDAPNLTKAADMATTAVSSSLKVNFSNSTSQTFKLAYQPFFVTGELVTDGKGGQILAGGYFDIYNNKIIDKTVPGKERQYFSDSPDGTSLLTVPGAKVDGVKGNAVFAVVQFEYTTWAQDGKTDMYGKLPSPIAVLTLDQDPATGKLSLVKYHNVDTSGVRGLWITCGASLSPWGTHLSSEEYEPDAFNAANAQLQAFSLNLYGDAAKANPYHYGHMPEVTVKTDGTASIKKHYCMGRISHELVQVMPDNRTAFMGDDATNSGYFVFVADKEKDLSSGSLYVAKVGAGFSIKPGDAAAPLTWIKLGSATSAEIENLANTLLPADIMTVVKADPADATFTKIVANGKIEWIKIKPGMEKAAAFLETHRYAAFVGASMGFTKMEGTTVNIKDKVAYSALQNIQASMVAGNVANVPGNGISVDKQLVAGGVMALALKSGVKDDKGAAINSEWMPVDTKALLMGEDITADALGNTANPDKIANPDNLKFSEKLRTLFIGEDSSQHVNNFLWAYNIDTKKLSRLMSIPSGGESTGLHAVDEINGWTYIMSNFQHAGDWLGIHSTVKATLDPLVRANYKDKFGAAVGYLTVDLKAAATAKA
- a CDS encoding Lrp/AsnC family transcriptional regulator yields the protein METLDKFDLAILTELQADARLTNTELAQRVGLSAAPCWRRVRALEEAGFIKGYRAEIDRHKIGLGVLAFVRLDAERNTGGVTRELEEAIRKIPEIISCHYISGAGTFELQVVSRDLDSFSLFMRQVLINLPNVKDLHTSFSLGEVKASSALPLGHLARIGQESASSGR
- a CDS encoding indolepyruvate ferredoxin oxidoreductase family protein, with the protein product MNAPLPEHIRKALETVTLDDKYSLDYGRAFMSGVQALVKLPMLQRLRDAQQGKNTAGFISGYRGSPLGGYDQALVKAAKYLKGQNIVFQPGVNEELAATALWGTQMLGFSPPGTNRFDGVFGIWYGKGPGVDRCSDVFKHANMAGTTPWGGVIAVAGDDHVAKSSTAAHQSDHIFKACGLPVFFPATVQEILDLGIHAFAMSRFSGVWAGMKTIQEIVESSATAMIDPERVDIKIPTDFQMPPGGVHIRWPDHALEQEARLFDYKWYAALAYIRANRLNYNVIEGPNDRIGLIASGKAYNDTRQALIDLGLDDAACRQLGIRLHKVGVVWPLEAQLTREFATGLQEILVIEEKRQVIEYQLKEELYNWRPDVRPNVLGKFSEVEGDFSGGEWSQPNPTANTLLRANADLSPALIARSIAQRLKKLGVDGDMAARIDAQLAILGAKERALQVLEVKADRAPWFCSGCPHNTSTVVPEGSRAMAGIGCHFMATWMDRSTIGFTQMGGEGVPWVGQQPFTTDQHIFANLGDGTYFHSGLLAIRQAIASGVNITYKILYNDAVAMTGGQQVGERPEGHSVVQIAQSMRAEGAAKITIVTDEPEKYDSIHGLPEGIAIQHRDTLDAVQREFRELKGTTVIIYDQTCATEKRRRRKRGTMVDPAKRVVINELVCEGCGDCGEQSNCLSVEPLETEFGRKRQINQSTCNKDMSCLKGFCPSFVTVEGGSFKKKAKDQAASPLQLGALPEPQLPVIHGAYGIVVAGVGGTGVITIGQLLGMAAHIEGKGIVTQDAAGLAQKGGATWSHVLIGERQDDIRTTRVSMAAADLILGCDPIVAAGKETAMRMREGRTHVALNSHSAPTAAFVHNADWQNPAEACAAEIAKAVGASAVGTFDADTAATRLMGDSLYANPMMLGYAWQKGWVPLSLESLLRAIELNAVAVDNNKAAFAWGRHAAHDWAAVEKLFTPAQVVTFKKRETLDGLVARRVEFLTGYQNAAYAEQYRQFVDRVRQAEARLGKTTLAESVARYLFKLMAYKDEYEVARLHTDTAFLAKVNAMFEGDFKLNYHLAPPIIAKKNAKGELQKQQFGPAMLTGFRLLARLKGLRGTALDLFGRTAERKTERALIGEYRASIEELLQTLEAGNHAAAVEIARIPEQIKGYGHVKERHLAEARVKWTQLLAAWRSPKPLQQAA
- the yajC gene encoding preprotein translocase subunit YajC is translated as MFISSAFAQTAPAAAAGGDMSSSLMSMLPLVLMFVVLYFVMIRPQMKKQKEHRSMIEALAKGDEVVTAGGLLGKVTKLGDGYLSVEIASGVEVQVQRSAVVQVLPKGTMK